The following is a genomic window from Plasmodium gaboni strain SY75 chromosome Unknown, whole genome shotgun sequence.
CAACCTAATATTTTACCAAATAATATGGAAGAAAAACCTTTTATTACATCTATTCAGGATAGATTTCTTGATAATAGTCATGAAGAGgttatttataatattgatTGGAATATACCAAAACAAAACGAAATAACTAATAATTCTATCGATGATCTAAAGTGTGTTTCATCAAACGACAAATATTCTGGTATGGATTTAATCAATGATTCTTTAAATAGTGATCAACATATTGATATTTATGATGAATTATTGAAAcgaaaagaaaatgaattGTTTGGAGCAAAACATCCAAAAAATACATCAACAAAGAGTGTTTCCAAACAGATATATTATGATCCAATAAATAACCAAATAGatttatatcataaatGGCTAGATAGACATAGAGATATGTGCAACCAATGGAATAATAAAGAGGATATTTTGAACAAATTGAATGAAGAATGGGAAAAAGAGaacaatataaattaccatatcatatataatacctctaattatattatcaataatattaataataaatccAATTTGTCAAATGCAAACGTTTCTATggaaataaatatgaacCAGTTTAATGTTACTAACACTGATGTTCTTAATGCGAATATATCATGATATGGTAATTATTA
Proteins encoded in this region:
- a CDS encoding putative EMP1-like protein, whose protein sequence is QPNILPNNMEEKPFITSIQDRFLDNSHEEVIYNIDWNIPKQNEITNNSIDDLKCVSSNDKYSGMDLINDSLNSDQHIDIYDELLKRKENELFGAKHPKNTSTKSVSKQIYYDPINNQIDLYHKWLDRHRDMCNQWNNKEDILNKLNEEWEKENNINYHIIYNTSNYIINNINNKSNLSNANVSMEINMNQFNVTNTDVLNANIS